GCGAGAGGGATACCGCCAGCCACTGCCCAGAGGAGCGCAGCCTCACCGGCCGCGAACTGAGAATCCAGCGCGATTGGAGCGAGGATAAGGCCGATCAGGTATGCGGTGAGACCGCCAACCAGGCGACGTCTTCCGACGATGTTCAGGGTTTGAACCATGGGAAGCACGGTTCCTCCGGGTCGAGTGAAGCTGACATGGCTCAGATTCGGCTGTACCAACGCACGGCCATCACAGCGAGCATCGTCACTGCGAAGAATCCGCCAACTGATGCCGCGATGGGGTTGAAGCCCGCGACCCAGAGAATCATCACGACCGCGATGATCAGCGCGGACCCGATGCCGTAGGTCAGGTAGAAGCCGCGTGGCGTGTCATCGAGGAACGCGTCGTAGTCGTGCGTGGCCTCTTCAGCGCGGCGATTCATCGATATCATTTTACTGGGAATACTGAGACCGACCGGCCCACACCGTCAGATTCTCTTCTTTTTTTGTTGGAACGGTCGAATTTCAACCTCAATTCCCCCTCTGAGTGATTTGCCGCGGATTGCCCTAAGAATCCGACACTTCGTTCCGAGGTTTGACCTCCGTTGATGGCACGCGGGTCGCACGAAGCATGCAGCGGCCAATGTTGACCGTTGAATTCGCCGGTAGCATTTCATAGCCATGAAGCGAACTTATGTCGATGCGGATGGAAATGTCACCTGTCCCAAATGTGGAGCCAAGAACAGCTTCACTTCGAAGCGGTCGGGAAAAGCAAAAGTCCTTGGCGTAGCGACCGTTGGTGTCGGTGCCGTAGCAACGGTCAAGCGGCTCCAATGCCAAGGATGCGGCACATATCTCAAGACCGGAGGCAGCCCACCCCCGGCAGGCGAAGGGGCAGTCGATTCTTCCTCGGCTGAGCACGCAGTTCGGCTGCGCATGACTTCGAAAGCGCAGAATGTAGGCGCGCTCAGCATCGTCAAGAAGTTCACCGGACTGGGGTTTTTCAAGGCAAGCGAGGTGGTCGGTAAAGCCACTACGGAGTCGGTCGTCGTAACGGCCTTGGGTCCCACTGAAGCAAATGACATGGTGGCCGCCTTACGCGACCTCGGAGCCGAGGCAGACGTGCTTCCGAACCAAGCAAATACGCCTGTCACGAGCGTTTCACCTGAGATCGAATCTACGCCAGACGACATCCCTTCCCAGATCGCGAAACTCGCGGAGCTCCACGACGCCGGCATCCTCACTAGCGAGGAATTTGACGCTAAAAAGACGGAATTGCTACGTCGCATGTAGCGGCGTGCTTACTGAAATGCGTAGTTCGATTGAACTGAGGCTCTCGCGATATGAGCCGGACCTTGAGGGCTTCATGCGTGAGGACGGTGTAGTCGAATGGAAAAACAGCGGCACACTCATTGAACTTGACTTCGCCGAAGACCGAGAAGGCCGCTGGTTGGCCGCGACCTCCACGCGTTCTATCGAACTCTCGGACGCGACCGTTTTCGAAGTCTTTTTGCATCAATACGAAGCCGAGCCAGAGCGACTGCCGCCGGACGAGAGCGGGCACGAGGCCCTGAGCCCATCTCACATGAAGATGTACACCGGCAAGATCGAGCCGGAACTGAAGGAACTGTTTCGTTCAACGCTCGAGTCGTTGTCGGCCGAACTCGATCGCGTCTCAGGATGGATCACTTGGCGCTTTGAGCTAACACCGCCGCAGAGCCTGGACCTAGCGAATCTCGATGAGATTCACGAGTTACCTGAGTACGAATTTCGATTCGGTGATCGCGATTGGATGACTGTTCCGGGCAGTACCTACGACCACTACTTCATGCCGACGGCGTTCGACGCATTACCCCCGGGGGCACTAAGCGCCGAGCGCCGAGTAGACCTCGATGAGGGGATCTCAGGCGGTCAGGCCAACGCACCGTTTGCCTGGCGGATGTTTCAGCGCGCGCTGCGACTATGGAGCCGAGACCCGAAAGTGGCGACATTTTTGGTGGTAGCTGCTGCGGAAATCGCGGTAAAGGAGTTCATTGCGAGCGAGAGCCGGGACCGAACGGCGACGTGGCTGCTGCTCGATGAGCAAGCCCCACCCTTCCATAAGCTCATTCGAGATGGTCTCAAGTCGGTCGTGCCGATCGAGCGGTGGGCAGAGCCCTCGCGCGTGATTCCGAAGGCCGCCACTCAGCCGATCGAGGATGCAGTAAAGGTCCGAAACAAGTTTGTCCACAGTGGAATGGGTGAAGAATCCGACGCCTACTCGATCGAGTACCTAATGCGGTCGGTCTCGGATCTGATTTACGCCTTAGCGTGGCTCGGCGGAGAGGATTGGGCCGCCGACTACGCCATGGATACGAGTTCGATGTACGAGTGGATCTCCAAATCGCGCTCGGCGAACAATTGAAATTGTCAGAGACTCGTTCAATCACCTGGGTTGACGTAGCCGGCTACCTCCACGAACCGTTGCACACGCGGATGCTCAACGCGCTTCTGGAAGCCGCATCGCCGAGCGTTCGCGGCGAGATGCTTGCGCGATTGACGGATGATCCCAAGTTCAAGCGCGAACTCCAAATCACACCGGATCTTGAGCACAGCTACGTCCCTCGACGCCGAGTCGACCTCGCGCTCGAAGTCCGCTCCGAATCGGGTCCGCTTGCTCGCGTCGCCGTAGAGACGAAGGTCGACTCCAAGTGGTCTGAGGATCAACTCTTTTCCTCGCTAGATGAAAGCGTCGAGATCGGGATCTTGTTCTTGGTTGGGATGACTTCGCTTTCGGTAACTCAGCACCAGCTTGCCGAATTGAAGTCCCCCGCCGGAGAACGCAATCCTTGGCACGTAGTTCAGGTCAAGGATTGGCTCGACACCCTTACGGCAGCTAGATCCGATTTGATTCTGGCGCCCGAGATTCTCGATCCCTACATCGCGGCGGTGCAGCGAGAATGCGATGCGCACGCACTTGCAGTCGAGCGAGTGAGAGCTGGCAGTTCGGCAACCGCGATCAATGCTGAGTTTGCGGGCGACTCACGCCACCGAGGAAAACTCTCCCACCACGCTTACTTCAATGTGCTCTTCGATGATCCAAAAGTTTGGGAAAAGTGGCGCCCCGGCGGCAAGACGAACGGACAGATCTGCCGAACGCGGTTCACGTTCCGACAATTGGACCCAGGAGAGTCGGCTGGTGCTCTGATCGAGATTTGGGGTATCGGTGAGTCCCGCCAGCTCGACGTCAAGGTTTGGGACACTAGATCTGATTCAAACCTCGACGAAGTTCGTAGCCAGATGATCTCCAAGTTCCACGGACCGCGCGATGACGGCTTTAAAACGACCAACAGGAAATCGGCAAGCACAATCGGGTCCCGCAGCTTGCCGCTCGATCTGAGTGCTCGTGTCTTCAGCAACGAACTGTCGAACTTCTGCGACGAGGTCGATGACGCGGTGGCCGACTGCTTCGACTCCCGCTGATACGAACTCAGGCCGCAAACCCAACTTGCGACGCCTTGGTTCCCAGAGTCGAATCGCCATTGCGAATTGCGTAGAGCTCTGCAAGTGTCGCCGGAGCCGCAACACTTGTCTT
This region of Solirubrobacterales bacterium genomic DNA includes:
- a CDS encoding SHOCT domain-containing protein yields the protein MKRTYVDADGNVTCPKCGAKNSFTSKRSGKAKVLGVATVGVGAVATVKRLQCQGCGTYLKTGGSPPPAGEGAVDSSSAEHAVRLRMTSKAQNVGALSIVKKFTGLGFFKASEVVGKATTESVVVTALGPTEANDMVAALRDLGAEADVLPNQANTPVTSVSPEIESTPDDIPSQIAKLAELHDAGILTSEEFDAKKTELLRRM